A portion of the Bifidobacterium bifidum ATCC 29521 = JCM 1255 = DSM 20456 genome contains these proteins:
- a CDS encoding helix-turn-helix domain-containing protein: protein MTFADMLDERGIRQSQIARAAGLTRQRVNEWVRGVRDPRLMALGTARRVADALEMTIDEFESRL from the coding sequence ATGACGTTCGCGGATATGCTGGATGAACGGGGGATACGGCAGTCGCAGATCGCGCGCGCCGCCGGACTTACCAGACAGCGGGTCAACGAGTGGGTCAGGGGCGTGCGCGACCCGAGGCTCATGGCGCTCGGCACGGCCAGAAGAGTGGCGGACGCGCTCGAGATGACGATCGACGAGTTCGAGTCCCGCCTCTGA
- a CDS encoding phage holin, translated as MANTTGVADHKATGPAIPGLTVERTKAIILLIVQLFSVAQTGLSIAGISQLPFTTDQVSTAITGVIAVIASVYAWWRNNNLTGAAVQGQQLTNAIKANIIATATDATTGTAQAAYAVSDSRGADATADVAPIEEVSYGDGE; from the coding sequence ATGGCAAACACCACCGGCGTGGCCGACCACAAGGCCACCGGCCCGGCGATTCCCGGCCTGACCGTGGAACGCACCAAGGCGATCATCCTGCTCATCGTCCAATTATTCAGCGTCGCGCAGACCGGCCTGAGCATCGCCGGCATCAGCCAGCTCCCGTTCACCACCGATCAGGTGAGCACGGCGATCACCGGCGTCATCGCCGTCATCGCATCCGTGTACGCGTGGTGGCGCAACAACAACCTGACCGGTGCCGCCGTGCAGGGACAGCAGCTCACCAACGCGATCAAAGCCAATATCATCGCCACCGCCACCGACGCCACGACCGGGACAGCTCAGGCGGCCTACGCGGTGTCCGACTCCAGGGGAGCCGACGCGACCGCTGACGTGGCACCCATCGAGGAGGTGTCCTATGGCGACGGCGAGTGA
- a CDS encoding phage distal tail protein translates to MSVFQRMPADPLMHILLDGRPLDWYGLSATDGVLAIEAPDLAVAYQNAPGMAGSHDVTLDDPLGCAYPGLRRIALGVVTVGEDDEMMDARRRLGSLVGRLATLSYRELPGQWRGRVTIKDWDERMLGPCRVDCATTIVMDAYPHIMGRAQRHALREGANLLHVTGNRPAWPVLTLTTSRAVSALSIRDGRGHTIGIRPAATLPAGTSVLVDCKAQTTRANGTLAPVSLDTDYFALLPGMNTLTLSGAAGSCEHEPEWMI, encoded by the coding sequence GTGAGCGTCTTCCAACGCATGCCGGCCGACCCGCTCATGCACATCCTCCTCGACGGCAGGCCGCTTGACTGGTACGGGCTGTCCGCCACGGACGGCGTCCTCGCCATCGAGGCCCCCGACCTGGCCGTCGCATACCAGAACGCGCCCGGCATGGCCGGAAGCCACGACGTGACCCTCGACGACCCGCTCGGCTGCGCGTACCCCGGGCTGCGCAGGATCGCGCTCGGCGTGGTGACCGTCGGCGAGGACGACGAGATGATGGACGCGCGCCGCCGCCTCGGCTCGCTCGTCGGCCGCCTCGCGACGCTGTCCTACCGGGAGCTGCCGGGGCAGTGGCGGGGCCGCGTCACGATCAAGGACTGGGACGAACGCATGCTCGGACCATGCCGCGTGGACTGCGCCACCACGATCGTGATGGACGCATACCCGCACATCATGGGCCGCGCCCAGCGTCACGCGCTCAGGGAAGGCGCCAACCTCCTGCACGTCACCGGCAACCGTCCGGCATGGCCGGTCCTGACGCTCACGACCTCCCGCGCCGTCTCGGCCCTGTCGATCAGGGACGGGCGCGGCCACACCATCGGCATCAGGCCGGCCGCCACGCTGCCGGCCGGCACAAGCGTGCTGGTCGACTGCAAGGCGCAGACGACGCGCGCCAACGGCACCCTCGCCCCGGTCAGCCTCGACACCGACTACTTCGCCCTGCTGCCGGGCATGAACACGCTCACCCTGTCCGGCGCCGCCGGCAGCTGCGAGCACGAACCCGAATGGATGATCTGA
- a CDS encoding phage tail spike protein, which yields MFHVFDRWGNPKPAPMTVLAARRTQNVDGTDNLDLLSDLDLEKGDRVAWRDHMGLWREWLVNSIDTSRSDRLPLSTAHCVDAIQELASTYIEDKRNRSATALTCAKKALAGTRWILGTVHDGTKTTEADLAFYHTNALSAIQDICATFGLEAVTTYQPDATGTRIATRTLSLVSRRGATTPTKRFTYGKDLASIRRTIDATQVATRLYGWGKGVATTDDDGEETGGYSRKISFADINDGKAYVEDATALAIWGIPGPNGTRIHSEADAEFPDCEDPKQLLTFTKEALKTRSQPVVSYECDVTSLAAAGVNAEGTDIGDTVHIIDTSFPTPLRLEGRILQIEQDLAGDQTATTITLGNITTGITRQDDAWRRQLDQLISNSGAWNDAATGTKPYITDLINRINQIMNTTGGYTYLKPGQGIYVYDKPEDQNPTQCIHIGGGYWRIANSKKANGDWDFRALADGNGIYANAIYTGKLSDAAGHNQWNLDTGELTTRGMTATSITAEGTFACGSKDWYGIELNSIGQLAGYRKGKKVGYIDYSGGMYEVSNPSKVYYGLQLQGGCLRISTPILSVAKTTDTHVTTTHAYNGKHHYISKITSSSDGTITWFQSTTEYINGFCIN from the coding sequence ATGTTCCACGTCTTCGACCGGTGGGGCAACCCGAAACCCGCCCCCATGACCGTCCTCGCCGCCCGGCGCACGCAGAACGTGGACGGCACCGACAACCTCGACCTGCTCAGCGACCTCGACCTCGAAAAAGGCGACCGAGTGGCATGGCGCGACCACATGGGCCTGTGGCGAGAATGGCTGGTCAACAGCATCGATACGTCACGCTCCGACCGGCTCCCCCTGTCCACCGCGCACTGCGTCGACGCCATCCAGGAACTCGCCTCCACGTATATCGAGGACAAACGCAACCGCTCGGCCACCGCCCTCACATGCGCGAAAAAAGCGCTCGCGGGCACACGATGGATTCTCGGCACCGTGCACGACGGCACCAAAACCACCGAGGCCGACCTCGCGTTCTACCACACCAACGCGCTCTCCGCAATCCAGGACATCTGCGCCACGTTCGGACTCGAGGCCGTCACCACCTACCAGCCCGACGCGACGGGCACGCGCATCGCGACCCGCACCCTCAGCCTCGTCAGCCGGCGCGGCGCGACCACCCCCACCAAACGCTTCACCTACGGCAAGGACCTCGCCTCGATCCGCCGCACCATCGACGCCACCCAGGTCGCCACACGCCTCTACGGATGGGGCAAAGGCGTCGCCACGACCGACGACGATGGGGAAGAGACCGGCGGGTACAGCCGCAAGATCAGCTTCGCCGACATCAACGACGGCAAGGCCTACGTCGAAGACGCCACGGCACTCGCCATATGGGGCATCCCCGGCCCCAACGGAACCCGCATCCACAGCGAGGCAGACGCGGAATTCCCCGACTGCGAAGACCCCAAACAACTCCTGACGTTCACCAAGGAAGCGCTCAAGACACGCAGCCAGCCGGTCGTCTCATACGAATGCGACGTCACCAGCCTCGCCGCCGCCGGCGTCAACGCCGAAGGCACCGACATCGGCGACACCGTCCACATCATCGACACCAGCTTCCCCACGCCCCTGCGCCTCGAAGGACGCATCCTGCAGATCGAACAGGACCTCGCCGGCGACCAGACCGCCACCACCATCACCCTCGGCAACATCACCACAGGCATCACCCGCCAGGACGACGCATGGCGCCGACAACTCGACCAGCTCATCTCCAACTCCGGCGCATGGAACGACGCCGCCACCGGCACCAAACCATACATCACCGACCTCATCAACCGCATCAACCAGATCATGAACACGACCGGCGGCTACACATACCTCAAACCCGGCCAAGGCATCTACGTGTACGACAAGCCCGAAGACCAGAACCCCACCCAATGCATCCACATCGGAGGCGGATACTGGCGCATCGCCAACAGCAAGAAGGCGAACGGAGACTGGGACTTCCGCGCGCTCGCCGACGGCAACGGCATCTACGCCAACGCCATATACACAGGCAAGCTCTCCGATGCCGCCGGCCACAACCAATGGAACCTCGACACCGGAGAACTCACCACCCGCGGCATGACCGCCACCAGCATCACCGCCGAAGGAACCTTCGCGTGCGGCAGCAAGGACTGGTACGGCATCGAGCTCAACAGCATCGGACAGCTCGCCGGCTACCGCAAGGGCAAGAAGGTCGGCTACATCGACTACTCGGGCGGCATGTACGAGGTATCCAACCCGTCGAAGGTCTACTACGGGCTCCAACTGCAAGGCGGATGCCTGCGCATCAGCACGCCCATCCTGTCCGTCGCCAAGACCACCGACACCCACGTCACCACCACACACGCCTACAACGGCAAACACCACTACATCTCCAAAATCACATCCTCCTCGGACGGCACCATCACCTGGTTCCAATCAACGACCGAGTACATCAACGGATTCTGCATCAACTGA
- a CDS encoding CHAP domain-containing protein, whose amino-acid sequence MATASEVLRIAAGEIGYSRWTDPQPGTKYGRWYAQSHGSYYGASGVPFCAMFVSWVMSRAGQAFPGLPAAYVPYVLSAGRSRAVSTRSAKPGDIVIFNWDGGVVDHIGFVEANHGSYIQTIEGNTNNGRVARRTRAWNTIAAILRPAYSGSATSSGGGTASSGGTGRLTVDGSCGPATIRRWQQVMGTSVDGIISGQYRPDGRTWGRPALVDSCVRYGGGGSNLIRAVQRKLSLTADGLLGPATIRALQKHLGVAQDSWFGPGTARALQSRLNTGRF is encoded by the coding sequence ATGGCGACGGCGAGTGAAGTCCTGCGCATCGCGGCGGGCGAAATCGGCTATTCCCGTTGGACCGACCCGCAGCCGGGCACGAAGTACGGGCGCTGGTACGCCCAATCCCACGGCTCATACTATGGCGCGTCGGGCGTCCCGTTCTGCGCGATGTTCGTCAGCTGGGTCATGAGCCGTGCCGGCCAAGCGTTCCCGGGACTGCCCGCCGCCTACGTGCCATACGTGCTCAGCGCGGGACGCTCCCGCGCGGTCAGCACGCGCAGCGCCAAACCCGGCGACATCGTGATATTCAACTGGGACGGCGGCGTGGTGGACCACATCGGCTTCGTGGAAGCCAACCACGGCTCGTACATCCAGACCATCGAGGGCAACACCAACAACGGGCGCGTAGCACGCCGCACCCGCGCATGGAACACCATCGCCGCCATCCTGCGCCCCGCCTACAGTGGCAGCGCCACGTCGTCCGGCGGCGGCACCGCATCCAGCGGCGGCACGGGCCGGCTCACGGTAGACGGCTCCTGCGGGCCGGCCACCATCCGCCGCTGGCAGCAGGTCATGGGCACCAGCGTGGACGGCATCATCAGCGGCCAGTACAGGCCGGACGGCCGGACATGGGGCCGACCCGCGCTCGTGGACTCGTGCGTGCGCTACGGTGGCGGCGGATCCAACCTCATCCGCGCCGTCCAACGCAAGCTCAGCCTCACCGCCGACGGACTCCTCGGCCCCGCCACCATCCGTGCCCTGCAGAAACACCTCGGCGTCGCGCAGGACTCGTGGTTCGGACCCGGCACCGCCCGAGCACTCCAAAGCCGCCTCAACACCGGCAGATTCTAA
- the metE gene encoding 5-methyltetrahydropteroyltriglutamate--homocysteine S-methyltransferase produces the protein MPALTSVSGFPRIGQNRELKKIIEAYWKGAASLDEVRGTAKELRAKHWKLQAQAGVDLIPSNDFSYYDQMLDTAILLNVIPQRYKRLAFTNPEETLFAMGRGYQGDKGDVTALPMKKWFTTNYHYIVPEIEESTEIRLNGTKPFDEFNEAKARGILTKPVLIGPYTFLKLARNAQAEELTYDKGLVNAVAAVYAEVIKRFAALGAQWLQLDEPYLVLDKEDGDVSLFKSLYAKILPAREDKIKVLLNTYFGHIADVYETVNLLGFDGIGLDLNEGKDENLAAVEKYGVAENTTLFAGVVNGRNIWRNNYAVSLGLIDALRQKTDNVAVSTASSLLHVPFSTEGETALDPAVLKHFAFAVEKLTELKEIAVLADSDEDAKKASADLAANQALFDGTRVAADPAVAERIAKLTDADFVRQPARAERQKEQRVALGLPLLPTTTIGSFPQTKEIRAERAKLRKGEITKAEYDEFMKAQIDACIRHQEQIGLDVLVHGEFERNDMVEYFGQNLNGFLFTKNAWVQSYGTRCVKPPIVWGDVSRANPITVEWSAYAQSRTNHVMKGMLTGPVTILNWSWPREDITHEQQTQQLALAIRDEVLDLEAAGIKVIQIDEAALREKLPLRKTDWHAKYLDWAIPAFRLVHSAVKPTTQIHTHMCYSEFNDIIRDIDAMDADVISFEASRGDLVVLDAIHDAHFETEAGPGVYDIHSPRIPGEQEIEDRIYEILKKMDIEKVWINPDCGLKTRGNAETWPSLEHMVAAAKAVRAKITK, from the coding sequence ATGCCTGCACTTACATCCGTCTCGGGATTCCCGCGCATCGGACAGAATCGTGAACTGAAGAAGATCATCGAAGCCTACTGGAAGGGCGCCGCCTCACTCGACGAGGTGCGCGGCACCGCCAAGGAACTTCGCGCGAAGCACTGGAAGCTGCAGGCACAGGCCGGCGTCGATCTCATCCCCAGCAACGACTTCAGCTACTATGACCAGATGCTGGACACCGCGATCCTGCTCAACGTCATCCCGCAGCGTTACAAGCGACTCGCCTTCACGAACCCCGAGGAGACGCTGTTCGCCATGGGCCGCGGCTATCAGGGCGACAAGGGCGACGTGACCGCCCTGCCGATGAAGAAGTGGTTCACCACCAACTACCACTACATCGTTCCTGAAATCGAGGAGAGCACCGAGATCCGCCTCAACGGCACCAAGCCGTTCGACGAGTTCAACGAGGCAAAGGCCCGGGGCATCCTCACCAAACCGGTGCTGATCGGCCCCTACACCTTCCTCAAGCTCGCCCGCAACGCGCAGGCCGAGGAGCTCACCTACGACAAGGGCCTGGTGAACGCGGTCGCCGCCGTCTACGCGGAAGTGATCAAGCGCTTCGCCGCACTCGGCGCCCAGTGGCTGCAGCTCGACGAGCCGTACCTCGTGCTCGACAAGGAGGACGGCGACGTCTCCCTCTTCAAGAGCCTGTACGCGAAGATCCTGCCCGCTCGCGAAGACAAGATCAAGGTGCTGCTCAACACGTACTTCGGCCACATCGCCGACGTGTACGAGACCGTGAACCTGCTGGGCTTCGACGGCATCGGCCTCGACCTCAACGAAGGCAAGGACGAGAACCTCGCCGCGGTCGAGAAGTACGGCGTCGCCGAGAACACCACCCTGTTCGCGGGCGTGGTCAACGGCCGCAACATCTGGCGCAACAACTACGCCGTCAGCCTCGGCCTGATCGACGCGCTTCGCCAGAAGACCGACAACGTGGCGGTATCCACCGCCAGCTCCCTGCTGCACGTGCCGTTCAGCACCGAGGGTGAGACCGCCCTTGACCCGGCCGTGCTCAAGCACTTCGCGTTCGCTGTCGAGAAGCTGACCGAGCTCAAGGAGATCGCCGTCCTCGCCGACTCCGATGAGGACGCCAAGAAGGCATCCGCCGATCTGGCCGCCAACCAGGCGCTGTTCGACGGCACCCGCGTTGCCGCCGATCCGGCGGTCGCCGAGCGCATCGCCAAGCTCACCGACGCCGACTTCGTGCGCCAGCCGGCCCGCGCCGAGCGTCAGAAGGAGCAGCGTGTCGCCCTTGGCCTGCCGCTGCTGCCCACCACCACCATCGGCTCCTTCCCGCAGACCAAGGAGATTCGCGCCGAACGCGCCAAGCTGCGTAAGGGCGAGATCACCAAGGCCGAATACGACGAGTTCATGAAGGCCCAGATCGACGCCTGCATCAGGCACCAGGAGCAGATCGGCCTCGATGTGCTGGTTCACGGCGAGTTCGAGCGCAACGACATGGTCGAGTACTTCGGCCAGAACCTCAACGGCTTCCTGTTCACCAAGAACGCCTGGGTGCAGTCCTACGGCACGCGCTGCGTCAAGCCTCCGATCGTGTGGGGCGACGTCTCCCGCGCCAACCCGATCACGGTGGAATGGTCCGCCTACGCGCAGTCCCGCACCAACCATGTGATGAAGGGCATGCTCACCGGCCCGGTGACCATCCTCAACTGGTCCTGGCCGCGCGAGGACATCACGCACGAGCAGCAGACCCAGCAGCTGGCTCTCGCCATCCGCGACGAGGTGCTCGACCTGGAGGCCGCCGGCATCAAGGTCATCCAGATCGACGAGGCCGCGCTGCGCGAGAAGCTGCCGCTGCGCAAGACCGACTGGCACGCCAAGTACCTTGACTGGGCCATCCCGGCGTTCCGTCTCGTGCACTCCGCAGTCAAGCCGACCACGCAGATCCACACGCACATGTGCTACTCGGAGTTCAACGACATCATCCGCGACATCGACGCGATGGACGCCGACGTAATCTCCTTCGAGGCGTCCCGTGGCGATCTGGTCGTGCTTGACGCGATCCATGACGCGCACTTCGAGACCGAGGCTGGCCCGGGCGTCTACGACATCCACTCGCCGCGCATCCCCGGCGAGCAGGAGATTGAGGACCGCATCTACGAGATTCTCAAGAAGATGGACATCGAGAAGGTGTGGATCAACCCCGACTGCGGTCTGAAGACCCGTGGTAACGCCGAGACCTGGCCGAGCCTTGAGCACATGGTCGCCGCCGCCAAGGCGGTTCGCGCCAAGATCACGAAGTAG
- the metF gene encoding methylenetetrahydrofolate reductase [NAD(P)H], translating into MHTPMFSLEVFPPKRDAPVGTIYDTLDGLEGLNPDFISVTYGHGTHSDRTATARIANTIHGEYGIPAVAHLTALYSDEAKINEALDMFEAAGVSAVLALRGDYIDGEEPVGRFNHASDLAAYIHDRKPDLNVFGACYPEGHYSAASLDEDIGNLKIKVDAGVTHLISQLFYDNDDFYRFLDKAHAAGIDVPIEAGIMPVRGAKSVRRMAKVNASRIPAKLEALLDRWGDDIQNLRAAGIIYASDQIADLVAHGVDGVHLYSMNHPATTRRIWRNVEPLFTVE; encoded by the coding sequence ATGCACACACCCATGTTTTCGCTGGAGGTGTTCCCTCCCAAGCGGGACGCCCCCGTCGGGACCATCTACGACACGCTTGACGGGCTCGAAGGCCTGAACCCCGACTTCATCTCGGTCACCTACGGGCACGGCACGCATTCGGACCGCACCGCCACCGCGCGCATCGCCAACACGATCCACGGGGAATACGGCATCCCCGCCGTGGCGCATCTGACCGCCCTGTACTCGGACGAGGCGAAGATCAACGAGGCGCTCGACATGTTCGAGGCGGCAGGAGTCTCCGCCGTGCTCGCCCTGCGCGGCGACTACATCGACGGCGAGGAGCCGGTCGGCCGCTTCAACCACGCCAGCGACCTCGCGGCCTACATCCACGACCGCAAGCCCGACCTCAATGTGTTCGGCGCCTGCTATCCTGAAGGCCACTATTCGGCCGCCTCGCTCGACGAGGACATCGGGAACCTGAAAATCAAGGTGGACGCCGGCGTCACGCATCTGATCTCCCAGCTGTTCTACGACAACGACGACTTCTACCGTTTCCTCGACAAGGCTCATGCGGCCGGCATCGACGTGCCGATCGAGGCGGGCATCATGCCCGTGCGCGGCGCGAAGTCGGTGCGGCGCATGGCGAAGGTCAATGCCTCGCGCATACCGGCTAAGCTCGAAGCGCTGCTCGACCGCTGGGGAGACGACATCCAGAACCTGCGCGCGGCCGGCATCATCTACGCCTCCGACCAGATCGCGGACCTCGTGGCCCACGGCGTCGACGGCGTGCACCTGTATTCGATGAATCATCCCGCCACCACACGCCGCATATGGCGCAACGTGGAGCCGCTGTTCACTGTGGAATGA
- a CDS encoding tail type measure protein, whose translation MTLVHFHLTDAEGRGLDGSVSLVPTRRVTVADAIRLPVAQTVRLTAGEATAEVMPSTTQWAWRASELVAGGIVRYVEVPDKESAEYSGLADVDPKTLDQSSETVAAWELVTRAAQGVLDRIGTIDDKVQSAAASAAAAKASETVASQESAKAAAAAGKAQSSQSEAAKSAQAAHESEITANGLIGEAKTIAGQLTETAGQVKQDAATASRAAQTATVKADAAATARDRAETAGRGRRMAPKRLDRLDRTVGFHHHTQRGSPMRHPIREEPHG comes from the coding sequence ATGACATTGGTGCATTTCCACCTGACCGACGCCGAGGGGCGCGGTCTGGATGGCAGCGTGAGCCTCGTGCCCACGAGGCGCGTCACGGTCGCCGATGCTATCCGTCTGCCGGTCGCGCAGACCGTCAGGCTTACGGCGGGCGAGGCCACGGCGGAGGTGATGCCCTCGACGACCCAGTGGGCGTGGAGGGCGTCTGAGCTCGTGGCGGGCGGAATCGTGCGATACGTCGAGGTGCCCGACAAGGAGTCGGCGGAATACTCAGGGCTGGCGGACGTGGATCCCAAGACCCTGGACCAATCCTCGGAGACCGTGGCCGCGTGGGAGCTCGTCACGCGTGCCGCGCAGGGCGTGCTCGACCGGATCGGCACGATCGACGACAAGGTGCAGTCCGCCGCGGCTTCGGCCGCTGCGGCGAAGGCGTCGGAAACGGTGGCCAGCCAGGAAAGCGCGAAGGCCGCCGCTGCGGCAGGCAAGGCGCAATCCTCCCAGTCCGAGGCGGCCAAAAGCGCACAGGCGGCGCACGAGTCGGAGATCACGGCCAATGGTCTGATCGGCGAGGCGAAGACCATCGCCGGTCAGCTCACCGAAACCGCCGGACAGGTCAAGCAGGATGCGGCCACGGCATCCCGGGCGGCGCAGACCGCCACCGTCAAGGCCGATGCCGCCGCTACCGCCCGGGATAGAGCGGAAACGGCGGGGCGCGGCCGTCGGATGGCCCCCAAACGTCTCGACCGGCTCGACCGCACCGTGGGATTCCACCACCACACACAGAGAGGATCGCCAATGCGACATCCCATCAGAGAGGAGCCACATGGCTGA